In Oncorhynchus kisutch isolate 150728-3 linkage group LG5, Okis_V2, whole genome shotgun sequence, a genomic segment contains:
- the pdcd2l gene encoding programmed cell death protein 2-like has protein sequence MAAVDAAVLIGLCDGEIDSKRYPMSFLTNKIGDQPDKLPVISWQRPRCGLCSAVMAHVVQVYCPLAASPYHRTLNVFACPGPQCSGQPESWRVLRSQCLESEVRTNHVVQPPGHAPVKEVPMTTTYWCDGTDDWGEEEDKQEGGDGWDKAQNQAHMGGEDPEILSLTGTSFELDVSVKLQGLSLEGGEKVVEEEGEVTGNIPTYRPFYISVVDETDLGGQSDLEHAETLLREYEQREGVGMIGSTEGGGGEERYEKDNPRHGDAVFSHFMKRISVCPEQVLRYSWHGSPLFLSDPPSDLPWIKPGCCHCGGIRVFELQLMPALVSLLQRTDTGSRSAVEMGDVEMNTGLEFGTVMVFTCRNSCWSSGSTSPVEEFIYLQADPDQKLFK, from the coding sequence ATGGCTGCAGTTGACGCGGCAGTTCTCATCGGACTGTGTGATGGGGAAATCGATTCAAAGCGATATCCGATGTCTTTCTTGACGAACAAAATTGGCGACCAACCGGACAAGCTTCCAGTGATATCATGGCAACGTCCACGCTGTGGTCTATGCAGCGCGGTCATGGCCCATGTGGTGCAGGTGTACTGCCCCCTAGCGGCGTCTCCCTACCACCGCACCCTGAATGTGTTCGCCTGCCCCGGGCCACAGTGCAGCGGACAACCGGAAAGCTGGAGGGTTCTGCGTTCTCAGTGTCTGGAATCAGAGGTCAGAACCAACCATGTGGTCCAACCTCCAGGCCACGCCCCAGTTAAAGAGGTTCCCATGACAACCACATACTGGTGTGATGGGACTGATGACTGGGGTGAAGAAGAGGACAAGCAGGAGGGGGGAGATGGATGGGACAAGGCCCAGAACCAAGCTCATATGGGGGGAGAGGATCCTGAGATCCTCTCACTCACCGGGACCTCCTTTGAGCTGGATGTGAGCGTCAAGCTTCAGGGACTCAGTCTGGAAGGAGGAGAaaaggtggtggaggaggaaggggaggtaaCGGGTAACATCCCTACCTACAGACCTTTCTACATCAGTGTGGTGGATGAGACGGACCTGGGTGGTCAGTCAGACCTGGAGCACGCTGAGACTCTGCTGAGGGAGTacgagcagagagagggagtagggatgaTCGGGAGCactgaggggggaggaggggaggagaggtacgAGAAGGACAACCCCAGACATGGAGACGCGGTGTTCTCCCACTTCATGAAGAGGATCTCTGTGTGTCCGGAGCAGGTGTTGCGGTACAGCTGGCACGGGTCTCCTCTCTTCTTGTCTGACCCCCCCTCGGACCTGCCTTGGATTAAACCTGGCTGCTGTCACTGTGGAGGAATCAGGGTGTTTGAGTTACAACTGATGCCTGCTCTGGTCAGCCTGCTGCAGAGGACAGACACTGGGTCAAGGTCAGCGGTAGAGATGGGGGATGTAGAGATGAATACGGGGCTGGAGTTTGGTACTGTGATGGTGTTTACTTGTAGAAACAGCTGTTGGTCGTCAGGCTCAACCTCACCTGTGGAAGAGTTCATCTATCTACAGGCAGATCCAGACCAGAAACTCTTCAAATAA
- the LOC109878845 gene encoding cleavage stimulation factor subunit 1-like — protein sequence MSPHTAETGNPSLRARQTPPSNSLDAERMLAKSAMPTEMMMNETAQQNTENPPVIRTLQDHVYELTSGIPPHRTDSGVGVTWGSRAYILKLFDYSKHSAKRAVKHILVCRDSLGRQTYWSVGTVWAVKHILVCRDSLGRQTHTGL from the exons ATGTCGCCACACACAGCCGAGACGGGCAACCCATCGCTACGAGCTCGGCAGACGCCTCCATCAAATTCTCTGGACGCAGAACGTATGCTGGCCAAGAGTGCCATGCCCACAGAG ATGATGATGAATGAGACGGCCCAGCAGAACACGGAGAACCCGCCTGTGATCAGAACACTGCAGGACCATGTTTACGAGCTCACGTCTGGCATTCCACCCCACCGAACAGATTCTGGCGTCGGGGTCACGTGGGGGTCACGTGCCTACATCCTCAAACTGTTTGACTACTCCAAGCACTCTGCCAAGAGGGCCGTCAAACACATACTGGTCTGTAGGGACAGTCTGGGCCGTCAAACATACTGGTCTGTAGGGACGGTCTGGGCCGTCAAACACATACTGGTCTGTAGGGACAGTCTGGGCCGTCAAACACATACTGGTCTGTAG